CCGGGCCATCAATTCGCGGACGCGATCCATCCGCTCACGCCGTTTGGCGCGGGCTTCGGGGTCGGCGAAGTTGGGTGCTAGCGCCTCGACGGCGATCCGGCTGCCGGTGACGGTGAGCCCCTGGACCCGGTCGAACAGCAAATCCTGGGCCGCCGCCGGCAAATACGGCATCAGCCCCTCGGCCGACCATGCGCTGGGCGCTGAGACGTCGAAACCCGCCTGCCGCAACGCCGTTGGCCAGTCCTGGCGCAGATCCACCGCGACGGCGACCCGGTCGCAGGCCGGCTGCGCGCCGTGCGCGGCCAAGGTCGAGGATTTGAACTCCAGCACCCGGGGCTGGTCGAGCTCGTAGACCGTGGTGCCGTCGGGCCACGCCAACCGCCAGGACCGGGAGTCCAGACCCGCCGCCAGGATCACCACCTGGCGGATGCCCGCGGCGGTGGCGTCGAGGAAGAACGTGTCGAAAAACCTTGTCCGCGAAGCGAAATAGTCGACCATCGACCGCATCCGCAGCGGCAACTCGGGCTCGGCTTCGACCACCTCGGCGGGCAGTTCGCGAGCCTCATACCAGGTCCACACGCCCTCGCCGACGGCGTCGAGGAAAACCCGCGCAAACGGATCGCGGATCAGCGGGTCGTCGCTCTCGGTTTCCGCGGCCCGCGCCGCCGCTACGCCCAGCGCGGTTGCGCCCACACTTTCGGTGATTTCCCAGGTGTCGTTCTCGGTTCTCGCCACGTCATCCGACCCTACGGAAGAATCGCGGCCGACATGAACCACACCTCCCCGGTGGCATCCCGTCGACGCCACATCCTGCGGCTGGCGCTCTTCGCCGGCGTGTTGTTCGTGGTGTTTTACCTGGTGGCCGTCAAGCAGGTCATCGACGTCGCGGCGCTGCGGCGGGCGATCTCGGCGACAGGGCCGGTGGCGCCGCTGGCCTATGTCGTGGTGTCGGCCGGGCTTGGGGCGGTGTTCGTGCCGGGCCCGGTTCTGGCCGCGGGCAGCGGGTTTCTGTTCGGTCCGCTGCTGGGGATCGCCGTGACATTGGGTGCGACGGTGGGCACCGCGGTGGTTGCGAGTTTCGTCGGCCGTCGGGCCGGGCGGGACAGCGCGCGGGCTCTGCTGGGCACCCAACACGCCGAACGCCTCGATGCGCTGATCGACCGAGGCGGGCTGTGGGCGGTCG
This Mycobacterium xenopi DNA region includes the following protein-coding sequences:
- a CDS encoding TVP38/TMEM64 family protein codes for the protein MNHTSPVASRRRHILRLALFAGVLFVVFYLVAVKQVIDVAALRRAISATGPVAPLAYVVVSAGLGAVFVPGPVLAAGSGFLFGPLLGIAVTLGATVGTAVVASFVGRRAGRDSARALLGTQHAERLDALIDRGGLWAVVGQRFVPGISDALASYAFGAFGVPSWQMAVGSFVGSVPRAFVYTALGASIAERSKPLAYAAIVVWCVTAVVGVDAARRGYRTWRAHHRPGSGRPDSDSDAC
- a CDS encoding class I SAM-dependent methyltransferase, whose amino-acid sequence is MARTENDTWEITESVGATALGVAAARAAETESDDPLIRDPFARVFLDAVGEGVWTWYEARELPAEVVEAEPELPLRMRSMVDYFASRTRFFDTFFLDATAAGIRQVVILAAGLDSRSWRLAWPDGTTVYELDQPRVLEFKSSTLAAHGAQPACDRVAVAVDLRQDWPTALRQAGFDVSAPSAWSAEGLMPYLPAAAQDLLFDRVQGLTVTGSRIAVEALAPNFADPEARAKRRERMDRVRELMARVDPQREVPRTDELWYFEERSDVGDWLRRHGWQVTVTPSAELMAGYGRPLPKEVEDTAPRNLFVSAQRTQS